AAGAATGACTCTTCTGTTAGATTAACGCGATTCCCTAGGGCTAATCGGGATAAAGAATGGCTTAGGGGGTTGAATGATGCGTTTTTCCTGATGGAAATAGTCAGAAATTTGTTGCAGTCCGAAGATACTTAGTTTCGGTAATCGATGCTCCCTTGGGACTGTATAGCGCTGGGCGCTGGGTGGTAGAGAATAGGGAATGGGGGATGGGGAAACCCTTGTAAGCGACTGCCAACTGCCGACTCCCTATTCCCTACTGTACTCCAAGGCTAGGAATTTAAGGATTAACCTGATAGGGCGATCGCACTTCAGGTGCTTGACCGGTTTTGACTAAGCCTTGATAGATGAGGGCTGTCACTTCTGCACGGGTAGCCGGTCGGTTGGGATGGAGTTGCCCAATTTGGGGATAATTGATCACCATCTGATGTTGAGTGGCGATCGCTACTTTTTCTAAGGCATAATCGGCGATTTCTTCTCGGTCTTCATAGTTCTCTAACATTTGGATGATATCTACCTCTGGTACTTCTCGTAATAAATTAGCCAAGCTCACCAGTACTTCAACTCTCAAAATCGGCTCTTCTGGGTGAAACTTATCCTCTGGATAACCCCCCATAAGCTGGGGAATAGTGGTCACCACATACTGAATGGCACTATAGGCCCAAAAATCTTGGGGCACATCTCGAAAACGGACGCGCTTTCGCACCTGGGGCAGATCAAAGCTTTTCTGGAGCAGACTGGCAAATTCGGCGCGAGTGACTGGGGTATCTGGGCGGAATGTACCATCAGGAAACCCAGATATCAGATTACGCTCAACTAGGGCCACAATAAAGTCTTGGGCCCAATAGTTGAGGGGAATATCGGTAAAAGAAGTCTGTATTGAGGATGACTCAGGAATGGGACTAAAGCGCATTTGTCCCATTTCCCCATTGTGACGATAAAACAGATACAATTCTCCATCGGGGTTAATCTGATATCGATCGACTTGCCCTAATCGCTCTAAAAACTGGTCTTCTTGGTCAGACAGCTTGCCACAGGCTTTAAACGTGCGTCCAAACGGGTCGGGCATCATGAGCTGATCGCCGTCTACTTGGTAGCTAGAAAAATAATTATTACATCCCCCAAATCCACTTACCTTGCCTTCTTTGAACATCAAGGTAATCGGACGTTGAGAAAGGGGGCGTTGAGTCGTATTCCCTTGAGTCCAATCGATCCATTGCCAAGCAGTGGTTTCTAGGGATGGGGAGAATTGGGCAATATGCAGACCGGGGCTTGTGGCCCATACCATTAGGGTCGCGATCGGCATGACAGGAAATAGAGACATAATTAAAACCGTTGCAATAAACGCCTTTTGAGCGCTTTGATATCATAGGACTGTTGATATTGGATTAAATCACAGTTATGGCGCTGTAAAAACCGTTGCTGTTCTTGGGTGGCAATTTCAGGGGCGATCGCCTTCAATTTCCAGTTATGGCACAGTTGAATCATGGCTTTAATCAGAGGTTGATTTTGCTGAAGGTGTTGCATGGAGCTACCATCAAGTTTCAGAGCATCGATGGCAAGAGAGCCTAACTGATTGAGAAACTGGTTGTTGTGACCTAGGTCTTTCAGGGTAATTGAGATTCCTTTCTGCTTTGCTAATCTCAAGGTAGCCGCCATTTGGTTTTGATTTTGAGCAACCAATAGAGTATTCGCCGCAAATTCTAAGTCTAGGCGTGAAGTAGGGAAACCATGGGTTTGACAGGTGCGATCGATAATCGCGAGTAGGTCTTCATTAAAAAGCTGTTCAGACACCTGAATAACAATGCGCAGGGGTTGTTTCCTGTCTTCGATGGTTTTGATTTGTTGACAGGCTTGGTCTAGAATCCATTGGTCTAACACCAAATTTAATCCGCAAACTGTGATTAATTGGGACAATTTGTTTTCAGGAATACCCCCCATCAGGGGATGTTCCCAGTGCAAGAGCGCAACGACGGAAACACAGTGGCGTTTTTTAATCTCGATTCTGGGTTGGTAACGGATTTCAAAGCGGTTGGTACTCCAAGCTTGATAGAATTCTTCTTCGAGTTTTAGGTCTCTGGTTTGGTCAAGACCAAATAAGGGCGCAACGTAAACCCGATAATGATTACCGCCCATACTTTTCACGTTACCGAGGGCAATACTAGCTTGCCGTTGCAGTTCGTCAAAACTGGTGGCTAAGGGATAGAAACCGATCCCCATGCTAGCCGTCACGATCGCGCGATGATAGCCGATGATAGCTGGTTCATTAATCACCTCTAAAATCTCTTGAGCGCGCTCTGTTGCCACACTTTGATCGGCTACTGGGGGTAACATCACTGCAAATTGCCCCCCATTCCCTTTGGCTACCTGACCTCCTAGAGGCTGGATCAACTGGGTGAGGCGTTGGGCGATTACTTTTAAGACCTCCTCGCCTTGACGATGACCGATGGCTTGCTGAATACGCTCTAAGCGATCTAATCCAATTAACATCAGGGGAATCAGGGAACGAGTCAAATCACTTTGGGCTACTGCTTGAGTAAAAAACCCTTCCGGTTGGCTAAACGCACTGATTTGAGGCAGTCCGGTGAGAGAATCATACTGTTCCAGTTGGGCAGAGCGAGATAAACGAGCAGCGATTGCCTCTAGTAGTTCATCAGGGGTAAAAGGTTTGATCAGATAATCATCAGCTCCTAAATTCATTCCGGTTCGCAGGTCTTGTCGTTCACCTTTGGCAGTCAGAAAGACAAAGGGAGTGGTTGCCGTAGCCGGATTTTGGCGCAAGGCATTTAAGACTCCATACCCATCAAGTTCAGGCATCATTACATCGCAGAGAATCAAGTCTACTCGATGGGCAAAAGCCAGTTCTAGACCGATACGACCATTCTCTGCACTCAGGGTTTCAAAGTCCTCAGCTTCGAGAAATTCGACCACATTACTGATAATTTCTGGATTATCTTCAATTACGAGAATGCAAACCATTTCAATTAAAAATAGGGAATAGGGAATAGGGAATAGGGAATAGGGAATCTCTGCGTCTCTCCATCCTCTCCATTCCCCTATGAACTGGTGGGTAAGGTAATGGTAATCCGGGTTTCCTCGTCGGGGATACTGGTAATGGTTAAGTCACC
This sequence is a window from Roseofilum reptotaenium CS-1145. Protein-coding genes within it:
- a CDS encoding S-layer homology domain-containing protein — translated: MSLFPVMPIATLMVWATSPGLHIAQFSPSLETTAWQWIDWTQGNTTQRPLSQRPITLMFKEGKVSGFGGCNNYFSSYQVDGDQLMMPDPFGRTFKACGKLSDQEDQFLERLGQVDRYQINPDGELYLFYRHNGEMGQMRFSPIPESSSIQTSFTDIPLNYWAQDFIVALVERNLISGFPDGTFRPDTPVTRAEFASLLQKSFDLPQVRKRVRFRDVPQDFWAYSAIQYVVTTIPQLMGGYPEDKFHPEEPILRVEVLVSLANLLREVPEVDIIQMLENYEDREEIADYALEKVAIATQHQMVINYPQIGQLHPNRPATRAEVTALIYQGLVKTGQAPEVRSPYQVNP
- a CDS encoding EAL domain-containing response regulator — protein: MVCILVIEDNPEIISNVVEFLEAEDFETLSAENGRIGLELAFAHRVDLILCDVMMPELDGYGVLNALRQNPATATTPFVFLTAKGERQDLRTGMNLGADDYLIKPFTPDELLEAIAARLSRSAQLEQYDSLTGLPQISAFSQPEGFFTQAVAQSDLTRSLIPLMLIGLDRLERIQQAIGHRQGEEVLKVIAQRLTQLIQPLGGQVAKGNGGQFAVMLPPVADQSVATERAQEILEVINEPAIIGYHRAIVTASMGIGFYPLATSFDELQRQASIALGNVKSMGGNHYRVYVAPLFGLDQTRDLKLEEEFYQAWSTNRFEIRYQPRIEIKKRHCVSVVALLHWEHPLMGGIPENKLSQLITVCGLNLVLDQWILDQACQQIKTIEDRKQPLRIVIQVSEQLFNEDLLAIIDRTCQTHGFPTSRLDLEFAANTLLVAQNQNQMAATLRLAKQKGISITLKDLGHNNQFLNQLGSLAIDALKLDGSSMQHLQQNQPLIKAMIQLCHNWKLKAIAPEIATQEQQRFLQRHNCDLIQYQQSYDIKALKRRLLQRF